A window of Nomascus leucogenys isolate Asia chromosome X, Asia_NLE_v1, whole genome shotgun sequence contains these coding sequences:
- the NXF3 gene encoding nuclear RNA export factor 3 isoform X2, whose translation MSLPSGNTMGHTDQAVQRRARSGDIYQRRFSSRSEPVNPGMHSSSHQQQDGGAAMHRAHMDSPVRYTPYAISPYNRKGSFRKQDQTHINMEREQKPPERRMEGNMPDVTLGSWFKITVPFGIKYNEKWLLNLIRKECSVPFVPVEFHYENMHASFFVENASIAYALKNVSGKILDEDNEKISIFVNPAGIPHFVQRELKSEKVEQIKLAMNQQCDVSQEALDVQRLPFYPDMMSRDTKMASNPRKCMAASLQVHEENIPTVMSAAEMDKWEGMEPGEKCADRSPMCTTFSDNSSNINSILELFPKLLCLDGQQSPRATLCGTEAHKRLPTYKGSFFGSEMLKNLVLQFLQQYYLIYDSGDRQGLLSAYHDEACFSLSIPFNPEDSAPSSLCKYFKESRNIKMLKDPYLRGELLKHTKCDIVDSLSALPKTQHDLSSFLVDMWCQTEWMLCFSVNGVFKEVEGQSQGSVLAFTRTFIATPGSSSSLCIVNDKLFVRDTSHQGTQSALFTLVPTAFSSSVTAFSQEQQKMLPS comes from the exons GTCACACTGATCAAGCTGTTCAAAGAAGAGCAAGATCTGGGGATATTTACCAAAGGAGATTTAGCAGTAGGTCTGAACCAGTCAATCCTGGCATGCATTCTTCATCCCATCAGCAGCAAGATGGAGGTGCAGCAATGCATCGTGCCCACATGGACTCTCCAGTAAGATA CACTCCCTATGCTATTTCACCCTATAATCGGAAAGGCAGTTTTCGTAAACAAGACCAAACCCATATTAACATGGAGAGAGAGCAAAAACCTCCAGAGAGAAGAATGGAGGGGAACATGCCAGATGTGACCTTAGGGAGCTGGTTCAAGATCACA GTTCCCTTCGGCATAAAATACAATGAGAAGTGGCTGCTGAATTTGATTCGGAAAGAATGCAGTGTACCCTTCGTCCCAGTTGAG TTTCACTATGAAAACATGCATGCCAGCTTCTTTGTGGAGAATGCCAGCATCGCCTATGCACTGAAGAATGTCAGTGGCAAGATTTTGGATGAGGATAATGAAAAG ATATCAATCTTTGTCAACCCTGCTGGTATACCCCACTTTGTGCAGAGGGAGCTGAAGTCAGAAAAGGTGGAGCAGATAAAG CTGGCCATGAACCAACAGTGTGATGTCTCCCAGGAAGCTCTTGATGTCCAGAGACTCCCATTTTACCCAG ACATGATGAGCCGTGATACTAAAATGGCATCGAATCCTAGAAAGTGCATGGCTGCCTCCTTGCAAGTCCATGAAGAGAACATACCTACG GTGATGTCTGCAGCGGAGATGGACAAGTGGGAAGGGATGGAGCCAGGAGAGAAGTGTGCGGACAGAAGCCCAATGTGCACGACCTTCTCAGATAACTCCAGCAACATAAA CTCCATCCTGGAATTGTTCCCCAAATTATTATGCCTG GATGGCCAGCAGTCACCCAGAGCAACTCTGTGTGGTACTGAAGCACACAAGAGGTTACCAACCTATAAG GGAAGCTTCTTTGGATCTGAGATGTTGAAGAATCTGGTCCTGCAATTCCTACAGCA GTATTACTTGATCTATGACTCTGGAGATCGACAGGGTCTCCTTAGTGCTTACCACGATGAGGCCTGCTTCTCCCTGAGCATTCCCTTCAATCCTGAGGACTCAGCCCC GAGCAGCTTGTGCAAGTACTTCAAGGAGAGCAGgaatataaaaatgctcaaaGACCCCT ACCTGCGGGGGGAGCTGCTGAAGCACACAAAATGTGATATTGTGGACTCCCTCAGTGCGTTGCCCAAAActcagcatgatctcagctccttCCTGGTGGACATGTGGTGCCAGACG GAATGGATGCTCTGCTTTTCTGTCAACGGGGTGTTCAAGGAAG TGGAAGGACAGTCTCAGGGTTCTGTTCTCGCCTTCACCCGGACCTTCATTGCTACCCCTGGCAGCAGTTCCAG TCTGTGCATCGTGAATGACAAGCTCTTTGTGCGGGATACCAGCCACCAAGGGACCCAGAGTGCCTTGTTCACCCTAGTGCCCACAGCCTTCTCCAGCTCCGTGACTGCCTTCTCCCAGGAGCAGCAGAAAATG CTGCCTTCATAA
- the NXF3 gene encoding nuclear RNA export factor 3 isoform X1 codes for MSLPSGNTMGHTDQAVQRRARSGDIYQRRFSSRSEPVNPGMHSSSHQQQDGGAAMHRAHMDSPVRYTPYAISPYNRKGSFRKQDQTHINMEREQKPPERRMEGNMPDVTLGSWFKITVPFGIKYNEKWLLNLIRKECSVPFVPVEFHYENMHASFFVENASIAYALKNVSGKILDEDNEKISIFVNPAGIPHFVQRELKSEKVEQIKLAMNQQCDVSQEALDVQRLPFYPDMMSRDTKMASNPRKCMAASLQVHEENIPTVMSAAEMDKWEGMEPGEKCADRSPMCTTFSDNSSNINSILELFPKLLCLDGQQSPRATLCGTEAHKRLPTYKGSFFGSEMLKNLVLQFLQQYYLIYDSGDRQGLLSAYHDEACFSLSIPFNPEDSAPSSLCKYFKESRNIKMLKDPYLRGELLKHTKCDIVDSLSALPKTQHDLSSFLVDMWCQTEWMLCFSVNGVFKEVEGQSQGSVLAFTRTFIATPGSSSSLCIVNDKLFVRDTSHQGTQSALFTLVPTAFSSSVTAFSQEQQKMVQVFSAQSGMNYQLPQK; via the exons GTCACACTGATCAAGCTGTTCAAAGAAGAGCAAGATCTGGGGATATTTACCAAAGGAGATTTAGCAGTAGGTCTGAACCAGTCAATCCTGGCATGCATTCTTCATCCCATCAGCAGCAAGATGGAGGTGCAGCAATGCATCGTGCCCACATGGACTCTCCAGTAAGATA CACTCCCTATGCTATTTCACCCTATAATCGGAAAGGCAGTTTTCGTAAACAAGACCAAACCCATATTAACATGGAGAGAGAGCAAAAACCTCCAGAGAGAAGAATGGAGGGGAACATGCCAGATGTGACCTTAGGGAGCTGGTTCAAGATCACA GTTCCCTTCGGCATAAAATACAATGAGAAGTGGCTGCTGAATTTGATTCGGAAAGAATGCAGTGTACCCTTCGTCCCAGTTGAG TTTCACTATGAAAACATGCATGCCAGCTTCTTTGTGGAGAATGCCAGCATCGCCTATGCACTGAAGAATGTCAGTGGCAAGATTTTGGATGAGGATAATGAAAAG ATATCAATCTTTGTCAACCCTGCTGGTATACCCCACTTTGTGCAGAGGGAGCTGAAGTCAGAAAAGGTGGAGCAGATAAAG CTGGCCATGAACCAACAGTGTGATGTCTCCCAGGAAGCTCTTGATGTCCAGAGACTCCCATTTTACCCAG ACATGATGAGCCGTGATACTAAAATGGCATCGAATCCTAGAAAGTGCATGGCTGCCTCCTTGCAAGTCCATGAAGAGAACATACCTACG GTGATGTCTGCAGCGGAGATGGACAAGTGGGAAGGGATGGAGCCAGGAGAGAAGTGTGCGGACAGAAGCCCAATGTGCACGACCTTCTCAGATAACTCCAGCAACATAAA CTCCATCCTGGAATTGTTCCCCAAATTATTATGCCTG GATGGCCAGCAGTCACCCAGAGCAACTCTGTGTGGTACTGAAGCACACAAGAGGTTACCAACCTATAAG GGAAGCTTCTTTGGATCTGAGATGTTGAAGAATCTGGTCCTGCAATTCCTACAGCA GTATTACTTGATCTATGACTCTGGAGATCGACAGGGTCTCCTTAGTGCTTACCACGATGAGGCCTGCTTCTCCCTGAGCATTCCCTTCAATCCTGAGGACTCAGCCCC GAGCAGCTTGTGCAAGTACTTCAAGGAGAGCAGgaatataaaaatgctcaaaGACCCCT ACCTGCGGGGGGAGCTGCTGAAGCACACAAAATGTGATATTGTGGACTCCCTCAGTGCGTTGCCCAAAActcagcatgatctcagctccttCCTGGTGGACATGTGGTGCCAGACG GAATGGATGCTCTGCTTTTCTGTCAACGGGGTGTTCAAGGAAG TGGAAGGACAGTCTCAGGGTTCTGTTCTCGCCTTCACCCGGACCTTCATTGCTACCCCTGGCAGCAGTTCCAG TCTGTGCATCGTGAATGACAAGCTCTTTGTGCGGGATACCAGCCACCAAGGGACCCAGAGTGCCTTGTTCACCCTAGTGCCCACAGCCTTCTCCAGCTCCGTGACTGCCTTCTCCCAGGAGCAGCAGAAAATGGTGCAGGTTTTCTCTGCCCAGTCTGGGATGAACTACCAGTTGCCTCAGAAGTGA